In bacterium, one DNA window encodes the following:
- a CDS encoding tetratricopeptide repeat protein, producing the protein MRLTQKVLLFCLIFIIGIFFGVGSTIIITKQTRRSIGEIYWQTISESRKLSNPMAIVRIKKFINKYPGSDYVEDAYYQICKIKFKECANTDKNWDKPLKAYLKLLNDYPNSKYLESISFFIPFCYAKNKDYPAAIVRFKKFLKMFPNSDLADEAQYNIGRLYWACGKFGKAKQAYKLIVKNYPNEDLVDEGLFRIGEVYLSQGNYQRAISQFQRVTKKFFKGKITPYSQAMIGFCLYLQRQNDKAKDEFLKVLFNYPYTTLKNDIQEFIRKMSPQIRIIQNENQPKTYFLCLDKGIIYNNKDSLVLINLTKEDVNNMDIFPFNTKMFFSPGGNEFIVGSGDYLWRVGIDGVKKTKLVKQQGVKVNIHWSFDRKGIIYETEDTLFLIQDNKLTKLLVKSLSAGSFSPVWSYDSTKFVCLDWSKDGSVADLVIFDSNGNAGKRINKIFDKQIRFSTSQGFRWSKDSNKIAYGITRKWVRGISEEVKIVDVQRGMVHTVVYDSARDICWSPDSSKIAYSNYRGTSIIDANGKNWQHLSNIILICLQWKSNQSLCGITKRKDFFIYRVLDLKGKIKQVIYKGHNPLPNGKLIAYNDSKGRLFLGDKLLSYSKVTPLKWLDSKILCYDSKSYFIINNTRKQQVYQGTPVEILASFKGLIFVPKSYDEISIFGNLGGNIARLKDKTPYLLTLKGGKNPVLSRNKKYLAYENADNIYVMLTDGTNKFQLTLLGGCCSNWFEDRIIFEQYEKTSLNWWNFHLKVNQKIHQEKGKIANEYLLDVIQPTDFKENIGIINKDGTNYVQLINHGKNPNISITGKIAFERNDMLWIKDVNEEGESKLVKGRCPKWSCDGQILAYLKNGNLWIMDKKEKKLEDLIDDFNWLPFKNKIAYSKNGALFIKDVVTDKIVQLTRKG; encoded by the coding sequence ATGAGATTAACTCAGAAGGTTCTATTGTTTTGTCTAATATTTATTATCGGCATATTTTTTGGTGTGGGAAGTACGATAATAATTACAAAACAGACCAGACGAAGCATTGGCGAGATTTACTGGCAAACGATAAGCGAAAGTCGTAAATTATCTAATCCAATGGCTATTGTTAGGATTAAAAAATTTATTAATAAATATCCTGGTTCTGACTATGTCGAGGATGCCTATTATCAGATTTGCAAGATTAAATTTAAAGAATGCGCCAATACAGACAAAAATTGGGATAAACCACTAAAAGCCTACCTTAAATTATTAAATGATTATCCCAATAGTAAATACTTAGAATCTATTAGTTTTTTTATTCCATTTTGTTATGCTAAAAACAAAGATTATCCAGCGGCTATTGTTAGGTTTAAAAAATTCCTGAAGATGTTTCCCAACAGTGATCTTGCCGATGAGGCTCAGTATAATATTGGCCGACTTTACTGGGCTTGCGGTAAATTTGGCAAGGCTAAACAGGCATATAAATTAATCGTTAAGAATTACCCGAATGAGGATTTAGTCGATGAAGGACTATTTAGAATAGGAGAGGTGTATCTATCCCAGGGAAATTATCAGCGTGCTATCTCGCAATTTCAACGAGTTACTAAAAAATTTTTTAAAGGTAAAATAACCCCTTACTCTCAAGCAATGATAGGATTTTGCCTGTATCTTCAACGCCAAAACGATAAGGCAAAAGATGAGTTTTTAAAAGTCCTATTCAATTATCCCTATACCACTCTTAAAAATGATATTCAGGAGTTTATTCGGAAAATGTCTCCTCAAATCCGCATAATCCAGAACGAAAATCAGCCCAAAACCTATTTTTTATGTCTTGATAAAGGGATTATTTACAATAATAAAGATTCATTAGTTTTAATAAATTTAACGAAAGAAGATGTCAATAATATGGATATTTTCCCTTTTAATACCAAAATGTTTTTTTCACCAGGGGGGAATGAATTTATAGTTGGAAGTGGTGATTATCTCTGGCGGGTAGGTATTGATGGAGTCAAAAAAACAAAACTGGTAAAACAACAAGGGGTAAAAGTGAATATTCACTGGTCTTTTGACAGAAAAGGGATTATTTATGAAACCGAAGATACGCTTTTCCTGATTCAAGATAATAAGTTGACTAAACTTCTTGTAAAATCCCTTTCGGCTGGTTCTTTTTCCCCTGTATGGTCTTATGATTCGACAAAATTTGTCTGTTTAGATTGGAGTAAAGATGGTAGTGTCGCTGACCTGGTGATATTTGATTCTAATGGCAATGCAGGAAAAAGGATAAACAAGATTTTCGATAAGCAAATTCGCTTTTCGACATCACAAGGATTTCGCTGGTCAAAGGATAGTAATAAAATTGCCTATGGCATAACTCGAAAATGGGTAAGGGGTATATCTGAAGAGGTAAAAATAGTGGATGTCCAACGGGGTATGGTGCATACAGTGGTTTATGACAGTGCCAGAGATATTTGTTGGTCTCCTGATTCATCTAAAATCGCATATTCAAACTATCGAGGAACATCAATCATAGATGCAAACGGCAAAAATTGGCAACATTTATCCAATATCATCCTAATTTGCCTTCAATGGAAATCTAATCAATCCCTATGCGGCATAACTAAGAGAAAGGATTTTTTCATTTATAGGGTTTTAGATTTAAAAGGAAAAATTAAACAAGTAATATACAAAGGCCACAATCCACTCCCAAATGGTAAATTAATTGCTTATAATGATTCAAAAGGAAGATTATTTCTTGGAGATAAATTATTATCTTATTCAAAAGTAACCCCATTAAAATGGCTGGATTCAAAAATCCTGTGTTATGATTCAAAGAGTTATTTTATAATTAATAATACAAGAAAACAACAGGTCTATCAGGGAACTCCGGTAGAGATATTAGCCTCGTTTAAAGGTTTAATCTTTGTCCCAAAATCTTATGATGAGATTTCTATCTTTGGTAATCTTGGTGGAAATATTGCCAGATTAAAGGATAAAACTCCATATCTTCTGACCTTAAAAGGCGGCAAAAATCCTGTTTTGTCCCGGAATAAAAAATACCTCGCTTATGAAAACGCAGATAATATCTATGTTATGTTAACGGATGGAACCAACAAATTTCAACTTACATTACTGGGCGGTTGCTGCTCAAATTGGTTTGAAGACAGAATAATATTTGAACAATATGAGAAAACTTCTTTAAATTGGTGGAATTTTCACCTTAAGGTAAATCAAAAAATACACCAGGAAAAAGGTAAAATAGCTAATGAATATTTATTGGATGTCATTCAGCCGACTGATTTTAAAGAAAATATTGGGATTATCAATAAAGACGGCACTAACTATGTCCAATTGATAAATCACGGGAAAAATCCCAATATTTCTATCACGGGCAAAATAGCCTTTGAACGCAATGACATGCTCTGGATAAAAGATGTAAATGAAGAGGGAGAATCTAAATTAGTTAAAGGTAGATGCCCTAAATGGTCTTGTGATGGACAGATTCTTGCTTATTTAAAGAATGGAAATCTCTGGATAATGGATAAAAAAGAAAAAAAACTTGAGGATTTGATTGATGATTTTAATTGGTTACCGTTTAAAAATAAAATTGCCTATTCTAAAAATGGGGCATTATTTATTAAAGATGTCGTCACAGATAAAATAGTCCAATTGACCAGGAAAGGGTAA
- a CDS encoding ATP-binding protein, which yields MIFPRKIQKELIKYVFSPEIIVLTGMRRVGKTTLYQSIFNSIESKNKAFFDLENPIVQKIFEEIDYNNIVLNLKEYGITSAEKAYIFLDEIQAMPSIVKVVKYLYDHVGFKFFLTGSSSFYLKNLFPESLAGRKFVFNLRPLDFEEFLTFKGREKESFVDLIQRDRYKNFIRYQRLKGAYEEYLNYGGFPQVVLEEDITRKKMHLHDILKSYFEKEVQNLAKFREVQLFRDLLLLLIARVGSKLDIARLASELGTSRETIYSYLSFLQDTFFITLVPPFTGSMDKLVSKAKKVYFCDTGIVSEFAKVSDGALFENAVFNALSQFNNIHYYQRRSGREIDFILDSRIGIEVKLKGIPGDFERLKTISTTIGLPECYVVSKEFVDYEGIISVVDL from the coding sequence ATGATATTCCCAAGAAAGATACAAAAGGAATTAATAAAATATGTCTTTTCACCCGAGATTATTGTGCTTACTGGTATGCGCCGGGTAGGTAAGACAACCCTCTATCAATCCATATTTAATAGTATTGAAAGCAAAAACAAAGCCTTTTTTGACCTGGAAAATCCAATTGTGCAAAAGATATTTGAGGAAATAGATTATAACAATATCGTTCTAAATTTAAAGGAATATGGTATTACCTCAGCGGAAAAGGCTTATATCTTTCTTGATGAGATTCAGGCTATGCCCAGCATTGTAAAGGTAGTCAAGTATCTTTATGACCATGTTGGTTTTAAATTCTTCCTTACTGGCTCAAGTAGTTTCTATCTAAAGAATCTTTTTCCAGAAAGCTTAGCGGGTAGAAAGTTTGTCTTTAATCTCCGTCCTTTGGATTTTGAGGAATTTTTGACATTTAAAGGTAGAGAAAAAGAATCTTTTGTAGATTTAATCCAAAGAGATAGGTATAAAAATTTTATTCGATATCAGAGGTTAAAGGGGGCTTATGAAGAATATCTTAATTACGGAGGTTTCCCACAGGTTGTTCTGGAGGAAGATATTACCAGGAAGAAGATGCATCTTCATGATATCCTTAAATCCTATTTTGAAAAAGAGGTGCAGAACCTTGCTAAGTTTAGAGAAGTGCAGTTATTCAGGGACTTATTGCTTTTGTTAATTGCTCGCGTAGGCTCAAAACTTGATATTGCCAGGTTGGCTTCTGAGTTGGGCACCTCTCGGGAGACTATATATTCCTATCTCTCTTTCTTACAAGATACATTTTTTATTACCCTGGTTCCGCCGTTTACCGGGAGTATGGATAAACTGGTGAGTAAAGCCAAAAAGGTTTATTTTTGTGATACCGGGATAGTGAGTGAGTTTGCAAAGGTTTCTGATGGTGCACTCTTTGAGAATGCGGTCTTCAATGCTTTATCGCAATTTAATAATATCCATTATTATCAAAGGAGATCCGGCAGAGAAATTGACTTTATCCTTGATAGCAGGATTGGTATTGAGGTTAAACTCAAAGGAATCCCAGGTGATTTTGAAAGGCTAAAAACTATCTCGACAACAATAGGATTACCGGAGTGCTATGTGGTTAGCAAGGAATTTGTAGATTATGAAGGGATTATCTCAGTGGTTGATTTGTAG